The following coding sequences are from one Tachysurus vachellii isolate PV-2020 chromosome 7, HZAU_Pvac_v1, whole genome shotgun sequence window:
- the gpr185b gene encoding G-protein coupled receptor 12, whose protein sequence is MIHSLAAAMSNQLQNTSSLNSVGVWNFQDARNSSPVHTADLQPLTVSPWDIALCVTGTLISCENAIVIAILFYTPTLRAPMFVLIGSLAFADLLAGLGLILNFIFIYMFNTEFVTLVSVGLLIAAFSASVLNILAITVDRYLSLYNALTYNTERTMTFTYVMVVFIWLVCITLGLLPVLGWNCLQDEAHCSICRPVTKNNAVVLAVTFLLVFALMMQLYLQICKIAFRHAQQIAVQHQFMAISTTKGVSTLSAILCTFAACWMPFAMYSIVADSSYPMIYTYATVLPATCNSVINPIIYAFRNPDIQKSLWLACCGCVPANFSQRPRTSSDV, encoded by the coding sequence atGATTCACTCTCTTGCAGCAGCAATGAGCAACCAACTTCAAAACACCTCCTCTCTGAACTCAGTCGGCGTGTGGAATTTCCAGGACGCACGCAACTCATCACCTGTGCACACTGCAGACCTGCAGCCCCTTACCGTTAGCCCTTGGGACATTGCACTGTGTGTGACTGGGACACTCATTTCCTGTGAGAATGCGATTGTGATCGCCATCCTGTTCTACACTCCTACTCTGCGGGCACCCATGTTTGTCCTGATAGGGAGCCTCGCTTTTGCGGACCTACTTGCAGGTCTCGGCCTGATTCTGAACTTTATCTTCATCTACATGTTTAACACAGAGTTTGTCACGCTGGTCTCAGTCGGGCTTCTCATTGCTGCATTCTCCGCATCTGTACTCAACATCCTGGCTATCACCGTGGACCGATACCTGTCTCTCTACAACGCACTAACCTACAACACGGAACGCACAATGACTTTCACCTATGTGATGGTGGTGTTCATTTGGCTCGTGTGCATTACACTAGGCCTGTTGCCTGTGCTCGGATGGAACTGTCTCCAGGACGAGGCCCATTGCAGCATTTGTCGCCCAGTCACCAAGAACAATGCAGTGGTCCTTGCGGTGACTTTCCTGCTTGTGTTTGCGCTCATGATGCAGCTCTACCTGCAGATCTGTAAGATTGCCTTCCGTCACGCACAGCAGATTGCTGTGCAGCACCAGTTCATGGCTATTTCCACCACTAAAGGGGTATCTACACTTTCTGCCATTCTCTGCACTTTTGCTGCATGCTGGATGCCCTTTGCCATGTATTCAATTGTGGCGGATTCTAGCTACCCAATGATCTACACATATGCCACAGTACTGCCAGCGACATGCAACTCCGTCATAAACCCAATTATTTACGCCTTCAGAAACCCAGACATTCAGAAATCCCTGTGGCTAGCCTGCTGCGGATGTGTCCCAGCCAATTTCTCCCAACGACCAAGGACTTCAAGTGATGTGTAG